A stretch of the Perca flavescens isolate YP-PL-M2 chromosome 10, PFLA_1.0, whole genome shotgun sequence genome encodes the following:
- the LOC114562766 gene encoding sodium/hydrogen exchanger 2 isoform X3 has product MCRYAVLGTLWNMLGIGLSLYGVCLLAPSSLGDISLLHCLLFGSLIAAVDPVAVLSVFQEMHVNDQLHILVFGESLLNDAVTVVLYKLFESFLRLPSVSGLDVLLGGCRVLVVGLGGLFIGLFFGLVAALTSRFTSRAQVIAPLFVFLYSYLSYLTSEMLHLSGIMAIVTCAVTMKQYVEANVSERSKTSIQYFLKMWSSVSETLIFVFLGVSTIQDVHMWSWPFVCSTLLLCLIWRATGVLLLTAVVNKLRRNTVTFRDQFIIAYGGLRGAICFSLVFLIDDFPKKRLFITTTIVVILFTVFVQGMTIKPLVELLDVKRKKRALPTVSEEIHSRLIDHLLAGIEDVVGYWGQHYWKDKFEQFNKKYLRRFLIREDHQAPSSILRVYQELERRDQRGDEEAPPLVDPRSHSRPLLPEEMDSIRRILSRNLQNFNNKTPAYSRHTLHQDATMDRTRKPLHRHRSLGERYTFNTQGEDGEFSGSRRGRAGLSRSHTVTTKTQVCSMSPRPVLQDSSVPAATSQTRGLVDPKSSAVRKEQISPHHQAPDGRTPKKQLSFVLESEKQQ; this is encoded by the exons ATGTGCAGGTATGCGGTGCTGGGAACCCTCTGGAACATGCTGGGCATTGGCCTGTCTCTGTACGGTGTGTGTCTGCTGGCCCCGAGCTCTCTGGGAGACATCTCTCTGCTCCACTGCCTGCTGTTTGGCTCTCTGATCGCTGCCGTCGACCCCGTGGCCGTGCTCTCCGTCTTCCAGGAAATGCATGTCAACGACCAGCTTCACATCTTGGTGTTTGGAGAGTCGCTGCTCAACGACGCCGTGACCGTG GTGCTCTACAAGCTGTTTGAGTCCTTCCTCCGTCTGCCATCAGTGTCGGGGCTGGATGTGTTGCTGGGGGGGTGCAGGGTTTTGGTGGTGGGCCTCGGCGGCCTGTTCATAGGCCTCTTCTTTGGCCTGGTGGCGGCCCTCACCTCCCGGTTCACCTCCAGAGCCCAGGTCATCGCCCCGCTCTTTGTCTTCCTCTACTCCTACCTGTCCTACCTGACCTCAGAGATGCTTCACCTCTCTGGCATCATGGC CATAGTGACCTGCGCCGTGACCATGAAGCAGTATGTGGAGGCTAATGTGTCAGAGCGCAGCAAGACCAGCATCCAGTACTTCCTGAAGATGTGGAGCAGCGTGAGTGAAACCCTCATCTTCGTCTTCCTGGGCGTGTCCACAATACAGGATGTCCATATGTGGAGCTGGCCCTTTGTCTGCTCCACACTGCTGCTCTGCCTCATCTGGAGGGCCACAG GTGTTCTCCTGCTGACTGCTGTGGTGAACAAGCTCCGGAGGAACACTGTCACCTTTCGAGATCAGTTCATCATTGCCTACGGAGGCCTTAGAGGGGCCATCTGCTTCTCCCTCGTCTTCCTGATCGACGACTTCCCAAAGAAGAGACTCTTCATCACAACGACCATCGTCGTCATCCTCTTCACTGTCTTTGTACAG GGGATGACTATTAAGCCTCTGGTAGAGCTGCTGGAtgtgaagaggaagaagagagctCTGCCTACGGTCAGCGAGGAGATCCACAGCAGG CTCATTGATCATCTGCTGGCAGGGATAGAGGATGTGGTTGGCTACTGGGGGCAGCACTACTGGAAAGACAA gtttGAGCAGTTTAACAAGAAGTACCTTCGTCGTTTCCTGATCCGTGAGGATCACCAGGCTCCCTCCAGCATCCTCAGAGTTTACCAGGAGCTGGAGAGAAGGGACCAGAGGGGAGACGAGGAGGCGCCACCACT AGTGGACCCCCGCTCCCACAGCCGTCCCCTCTTACCCGAGGAGATGGACAGCATCAGGCGTATTCTCTCCAGAAACCTTCAGAACTTCAACAACAAG ACACCAGCCTACAGCAGACACACCCTGCACCAGGACGCCACCATGGACAGAACAAGGAAGCCTCTTCACAGACACCGGAGTCTGGGAGAAAGATACACGTTTAATACACAG GGGGAGGATGGAGAGTTCAGTGGCTCAcgcagagggagagcaggactCAGCAGGTCTCACACAG TCACTACAAAAACACAGG TATGCTCCATGAGCCCGAGGCCTGTCCTCCAGGACTCATCTGTCCCGGCAGCTACATCTCAGACCAGAGGGCTAGTGGATCCCAAATCTTCAGCTGTCAGAAAGGAGCAGATCTCTCCACACCATCAAGCGCCTGATGGAAGAACCCCAAAGAAACAACTCAGCTTTGTTTTGGAGAGCGAGAAGCAGCAATGA
- the LOC114562766 gene encoding sodium/hydrogen exchanger 2 isoform X2 — protein MCRYAVLGTLWNMLGIGLSLYGVCLLAPSSLGDISLLHCLLFGSLIAAVDPVAVLSVFQEMHVNDQLHILVFGESLLNDAVTVVLYKLFESFLRLPSVSGLDVLLGGCRVLVVGLGGLFIGLFFGLVAALTSRFTSRAQVIAPLFVFLYSYLSYLTSEMLHLSGIMAIVTCAVTMKQYVEANVSERSKTSIQYFLKMWSSVSETLIFVFLGVSTIQDVHMWSWPFVCSTLLLCLIWRATGVLLLTAVVNKLRRNTVTFRDQFIIAYGGLRGAICFSLVFLIDDFPKKRLFITTTIVVILFTVFVQGMTIKPLVELLDVKRKKRALPTVSEEIHSRLIDHLLAGIEDVVGYWGQHYWKDKFEQFNKKYLRRFLIREDHQAPSSILRVYQELERRDQRGDEEAPPLVDPRSHSRPLLPEEMDSIRRILSRNLQNFNNKQTPAYSRHTLHQDATMDRTRKPLHRHRSLGERYTFNTQGEDGEFSGSRRGRAGLSRSHTVTTKTQVCSMSPRPVLQDSSVPAATSQTRGLVDPKSSAVRKEQISPHHQAPDGRTPKKQLSFVLESEKQQ, from the exons ATGTGCAGGTATGCGGTGCTGGGAACCCTCTGGAACATGCTGGGCATTGGCCTGTCTCTGTACGGTGTGTGTCTGCTGGCCCCGAGCTCTCTGGGAGACATCTCTCTGCTCCACTGCCTGCTGTTTGGCTCTCTGATCGCTGCCGTCGACCCCGTGGCCGTGCTCTCCGTCTTCCAGGAAATGCATGTCAACGACCAGCTTCACATCTTGGTGTTTGGAGAGTCGCTGCTCAACGACGCCGTGACCGTG GTGCTCTACAAGCTGTTTGAGTCCTTCCTCCGTCTGCCATCAGTGTCGGGGCTGGATGTGTTGCTGGGGGGGTGCAGGGTTTTGGTGGTGGGCCTCGGCGGCCTGTTCATAGGCCTCTTCTTTGGCCTGGTGGCGGCCCTCACCTCCCGGTTCACCTCCAGAGCCCAGGTCATCGCCCCGCTCTTTGTCTTCCTCTACTCCTACCTGTCCTACCTGACCTCAGAGATGCTTCACCTCTCTGGCATCATGGC CATAGTGACCTGCGCCGTGACCATGAAGCAGTATGTGGAGGCTAATGTGTCAGAGCGCAGCAAGACCAGCATCCAGTACTTCCTGAAGATGTGGAGCAGCGTGAGTGAAACCCTCATCTTCGTCTTCCTGGGCGTGTCCACAATACAGGATGTCCATATGTGGAGCTGGCCCTTTGTCTGCTCCACACTGCTGCTCTGCCTCATCTGGAGGGCCACAG GTGTTCTCCTGCTGACTGCTGTGGTGAACAAGCTCCGGAGGAACACTGTCACCTTTCGAGATCAGTTCATCATTGCCTACGGAGGCCTTAGAGGGGCCATCTGCTTCTCCCTCGTCTTCCTGATCGACGACTTCCCAAAGAAGAGACTCTTCATCACAACGACCATCGTCGTCATCCTCTTCACTGTCTTTGTACAG GGGATGACTATTAAGCCTCTGGTAGAGCTGCTGGAtgtgaagaggaagaagagagctCTGCCTACGGTCAGCGAGGAGATCCACAGCAGG CTCATTGATCATCTGCTGGCAGGGATAGAGGATGTGGTTGGCTACTGGGGGCAGCACTACTGGAAAGACAA gtttGAGCAGTTTAACAAGAAGTACCTTCGTCGTTTCCTGATCCGTGAGGATCACCAGGCTCCCTCCAGCATCCTCAGAGTTTACCAGGAGCTGGAGAGAAGGGACCAGAGGGGAGACGAGGAGGCGCCACCACT AGTGGACCCCCGCTCCCACAGCCGTCCCCTCTTACCCGAGGAGATGGACAGCATCAGGCGTATTCTCTCCAGAAACCTTCAGAACTTCAACAACAAG CAGACACCAGCCTACAGCAGACACACCCTGCACCAGGACGCCACCATGGACAGAACAAGGAAGCCTCTTCACAGACACCGGAGTCTGGGAGAAAGATACACGTTTAATACACAG GGGGAGGATGGAGAGTTCAGTGGCTCAcgcagagggagagcaggactCAGCAGGTCTCACACAG TCACTACAAAAACACAGG TATGCTCCATGAGCCCGAGGCCTGTCCTCCAGGACTCATCTGTCCCGGCAGCTACATCTCAGACCAGAGGGCTAGTGGATCCCAAATCTTCAGCTGTCAGAAAGGAGCAGATCTCTCCACACCATCAAGCGCCTGATGGAAGAACCCCAAAGAAACAACTCAGCTTTGTTTTGGAGAGCGAGAAGCAGCAATGA
- the LOC114562766 gene encoding sodium/hydrogen exchanger 2 isoform X1, producing MAARWTLSLLLSACLFWPACLALTPPAELPQPHNLPPSLGSNSSDGSLSLDLPMALRVFSVDYNHVQAPFEIVLWIMLASLAKLGFHWSGRVPAVVPESCLLIMVGLLVGGVIYGVRHSAPPTLSADAFFLFLLPPIVLDAGYFLPGKLFFENLGTILWYAVLGTLWNMLGIGLSLYGVCLLAPSSLGDISLLHCLLFGSLIAAVDPVAVLSVFQEMHVNDQLHILVFGESLLNDAVTVVLYKLFESFLRLPSVSGLDVLLGGCRVLVVGLGGLFIGLFFGLVAALTSRFTSRAQVIAPLFVFLYSYLSYLTSEMLHLSGIMAIVTCAVTMKQYVEANVSERSKTSIQYFLKMWSSVSETLIFVFLGVSTIQDVHMWSWPFVCSTLLLCLIWRATGVLLLTAVVNKLRRNTVTFRDQFIIAYGGLRGAICFSLVFLIDDFPKKRLFITTTIVVILFTVFVQGMTIKPLVELLDVKRKKRALPTVSEEIHSRLIDHLLAGIEDVVGYWGQHYWKDKFEQFNKKYLRRFLIREDHQAPSSILRVYQELERRDQRGDEEAPPLVDPRSHSRPLLPEEMDSIRRILSRNLQNFNNKQTPAYSRHTLHQDATMDRTRKPLHRHRSLGERYTFNTQVPYCPQREDGEFSGSRRGRAGLSRSHTVTTKTQVCSMSPRPVLQDSSVPAATSQTRGLVDPKSSAVRKEQISPHHQAPDGRTPKKQLSFVLESEKQQ from the exons ATGGCTGCCCGGTGGActctctcactgctgctctctgcctgcctgttttGGCCTGCATGTTTGGCCCTGACTCCCCCAGCTGAGCTCCCGCAGCCCCACAACTTGCCCCCCTCACTGGGCTCCAACAGCAGCGATGGCAGCCTGTCTCTGGATCTGCCCATGGCTCTGAGGGTTTTCAGCGTGGACTATAACCATGTGCAGGCTCCCTTTGAGATCGTGCTGTGGATCATGCTGGCCTCACTGGCCAAGCTGG GTTTCCACTGGTCAGGTCGAGTCCCAGCAGTGGTCCCAGAGAGCTGTCTCCTGATCATGGTGGGCCTCCTGGTTGGAGGGGTGATCTATGGCGTTCGCCACTCTGCTCCCCCGACTCTCAGCGCGGAtgctttcttcctcttcctgctcccGCCCATCGTGTTGGACGCAGGATACTTCCTGCCAGGGAAGCTGTTCTTTGAAAACCTCGGGACCATCCTCTG GTATGCGGTGCTGGGAACCCTCTGGAACATGCTGGGCATTGGCCTGTCTCTGTACGGTGTGTGTCTGCTGGCCCCGAGCTCTCTGGGAGACATCTCTCTGCTCCACTGCCTGCTGTTTGGCTCTCTGATCGCTGCCGTCGACCCCGTGGCCGTGCTCTCCGTCTTCCAGGAAATGCATGTCAACGACCAGCTTCACATCTTGGTGTTTGGAGAGTCGCTGCTCAACGACGCCGTGACCGTG GTGCTCTACAAGCTGTTTGAGTCCTTCCTCCGTCTGCCATCAGTGTCGGGGCTGGATGTGTTGCTGGGGGGGTGCAGGGTTTTGGTGGTGGGCCTCGGCGGCCTGTTCATAGGCCTCTTCTTTGGCCTGGTGGCGGCCCTCACCTCCCGGTTCACCTCCAGAGCCCAGGTCATCGCCCCGCTCTTTGTCTTCCTCTACTCCTACCTGTCCTACCTGACCTCAGAGATGCTTCACCTCTCTGGCATCATGGC CATAGTGACCTGCGCCGTGACCATGAAGCAGTATGTGGAGGCTAATGTGTCAGAGCGCAGCAAGACCAGCATCCAGTACTTCCTGAAGATGTGGAGCAGCGTGAGTGAAACCCTCATCTTCGTCTTCCTGGGCGTGTCCACAATACAGGATGTCCATATGTGGAGCTGGCCCTTTGTCTGCTCCACACTGCTGCTCTGCCTCATCTGGAGGGCCACAG GTGTTCTCCTGCTGACTGCTGTGGTGAACAAGCTCCGGAGGAACACTGTCACCTTTCGAGATCAGTTCATCATTGCCTACGGAGGCCTTAGAGGGGCCATCTGCTTCTCCCTCGTCTTCCTGATCGACGACTTCCCAAAGAAGAGACTCTTCATCACAACGACCATCGTCGTCATCCTCTTCACTGTCTTTGTACAG GGGATGACTATTAAGCCTCTGGTAGAGCTGCTGGAtgtgaagaggaagaagagagctCTGCCTACGGTCAGCGAGGAGATCCACAGCAGG CTCATTGATCATCTGCTGGCAGGGATAGAGGATGTGGTTGGCTACTGGGGGCAGCACTACTGGAAAGACAA gtttGAGCAGTTTAACAAGAAGTACCTTCGTCGTTTCCTGATCCGTGAGGATCACCAGGCTCCCTCCAGCATCCTCAGAGTTTACCAGGAGCTGGAGAGAAGGGACCAGAGGGGAGACGAGGAGGCGCCACCACT AGTGGACCCCCGCTCCCACAGCCGTCCCCTCTTACCCGAGGAGATGGACAGCATCAGGCGTATTCTCTCCAGAAACCTTCAGAACTTCAACAACAAG CAGACACCAGCCTACAGCAGACACACCCTGCACCAGGACGCCACCATGGACAGAACAAGGAAGCCTCTTCACAGACACCGGAGTCTGGGAGAAAGATACACGTTTAATACACAGGTACCAT ATTGCCCTCAGA GGGAGGATGGAGAGTTCAGTGGCTCAcgcagagggagagcaggactCAGCAGGTCTCACACAG TCACTACAAAAACACAGG TATGCTCCATGAGCCCGAGGCCTGTCCTCCAGGACTCATCTGTCCCGGCAGCTACATCTCAGACCAGAGGGCTAGTGGATCCCAAATCTTCAGCTGTCAGAAAGGAGCAGATCTCTCCACACCATCAAGCGCCTGATGGAAGAACCCCAAAGAAACAACTCAGCTTTGTTTTGGAGAGCGAGAAGCAGCAATGA